One genomic region from Streptomyces sp. Li-HN-5-11 encodes:
- a CDS encoding branched-chain amino acid ABC transporter substrate-binding protein, whose product MRQRSLIAITAALAAGALTLTACGSRGGDKGSGSDGGTTVTIGVDAPLTGDLSAMGLGIKNSADLAAKNANKKNYVKGITFKIEALDDQAQPSAGQQNATKLVADKSVLGVVGPLNSSVAESMQKVFDDAKLVEVSPANTGPSLTQGPDWQTKKVRQYKSYFRTATTDAIQGPFAAQYIYNDAKKKKVFVIDDQKTYGKGLAATFTEEFKKLGGQVVGTEHINPDTKDFSAVATKVKNSGADIVYYGGEYPQAGPLSKQIKATGAKIPLAGGDGIQDKTYGQLAGPEATGDLATSVGAPVDQLPSAKQFVADYKAAGYKDEYSAYGGYSYDSAWAIIEAVKKVVDDNGGKLPSDARAKITAAMQNVSFDGVTGKVSFDEFGDATNKQLTVYAIKNGVFAPVKSGTFTG is encoded by the coding sequence GTGCGTCAACGTTCGCTCATCGCCATCACCGCCGCGTTGGCAGCGGGAGCACTCACACTCACCGCCTGCGGCTCGCGTGGCGGCGACAAGGGCTCCGGCTCCGACGGTGGCACCACCGTCACCATCGGCGTCGACGCCCCGCTGACCGGCGACCTGTCCGCCATGGGCCTCGGTATCAAGAACTCGGCCGACCTCGCGGCCAAGAACGCCAACAAGAAGAACTACGTCAAGGGCATCACCTTCAAGATCGAAGCCCTCGACGACCAGGCGCAGCCGTCCGCCGGCCAGCAGAACGCCACCAAGCTCGTCGCCGACAAGAGCGTCCTCGGCGTCGTCGGCCCGCTCAACTCCTCCGTCGCCGAGTCCATGCAGAAGGTCTTCGACGACGCCAAACTGGTCGAGGTCTCCCCCGCCAACACGGGCCCCTCCCTCACCCAGGGCCCCGACTGGCAGACCAAGAAGGTCCGCCAGTACAAATCGTACTTCCGCACCGCGACCACGGACGCCATCCAGGGTCCGTTCGCCGCCCAGTACATCTACAACGACGCCAAGAAGAAGAAGGTCTTCGTCATCGACGACCAGAAGACCTACGGCAAGGGTCTCGCCGCCACCTTCACCGAGGAGTTCAAGAAGCTCGGAGGCCAGGTCGTCGGCACCGAGCACATCAACCCCGACACCAAGGACTTCTCCGCGGTCGCCACCAAGGTGAAGAACTCCGGCGCCGACATCGTCTACTACGGCGGCGAGTACCCGCAGGCCGGCCCGCTCAGCAAGCAGATCAAGGCCACCGGCGCCAAGATCCCGCTGGCCGGCGGCGACGGCATCCAGGACAAGACCTACGGCCAGCTGGCCGGCCCCGAGGCCACCGGCGACCTCGCCACCTCGGTCGGCGCCCCCGTCGACCAGCTCCCGTCGGCCAAGCAGTTCGTCGCCGACTACAAGGCGGCCGGCTACAAGGACGAGTACTCGGCCTACGGCGGCTACTCCTACGACTCCGCCTGGGCGATCATCGAGGCCGTGAAGAAGGTCGTCGACGACAACGGCGGCAAGCTCCCCTCCGACGCCCGCGCGAAGATCACCGCGGCCATGCAGAACGTGTCCTTCGACGGTGTGACCGGCAAGGTCTCCTTCGACGAATTCGGTGACGCGACCAACAAGCAGCTCACCGTCTACGCCATCAAGAACGGTGTCTTCGCGCCGGTCAAGTCCGGCACCTTCACCGGCTGA
- a CDS encoding branched-chain amino acid ABC transporter permease: protein MNALPQQLVNGLLLGSMYGLVAIGYTMVYGIVQLINFAHGEIFMTGAFGALTVYAYVLPGGTSIWVALPLMLIGAIIVAVLVAVGAERFAYRPLRTAPRLAPLITAIGLSLALQQAVWAWYPDAKSARTFPQIPGGPFHLGSVTIQTGDIFLLIAAPVSMLVLAYFVMKTRTGRGMQATAQDPDTAKLMGINTDRIIVVAFALGAAFAAVGGVAYGLKYGQIDFRMGFLLGLKAFTAAVLGGIGNIYGAMIGGVVLGIAETLAAAYIADLPGMEKFGSQSWADVWAFVLLILVLLFRPQGLLGERVADRA, encoded by the coding sequence GTGAACGCACTGCCGCAGCAGCTGGTCAACGGCCTGCTCCTGGGATCCATGTACGGGCTGGTCGCCATCGGCTACACGATGGTCTACGGCATCGTCCAGCTCATCAACTTCGCCCACGGCGAGATCTTCATGACCGGCGCCTTCGGCGCCCTCACGGTCTACGCGTACGTCCTGCCGGGCGGCACTTCCATATGGGTGGCACTGCCCCTCATGCTGATCGGCGCCATCATCGTCGCCGTCCTGGTCGCCGTGGGAGCGGAACGGTTCGCCTACCGCCCGCTGCGCACCGCCCCACGCCTCGCGCCGCTCATCACGGCCATCGGTCTCTCCCTCGCCCTGCAGCAGGCGGTCTGGGCCTGGTACCCCGACGCCAAGTCGGCCCGCACCTTCCCCCAGATCCCCGGCGGCCCCTTCCATCTCGGCAGCGTCACCATCCAGACCGGCGACATCTTCCTCCTGATCGCCGCCCCCGTCAGCATGCTCGTCCTCGCCTACTTCGTCATGAAGACCCGCACCGGACGCGGTATGCAGGCCACCGCCCAGGACCCCGACACCGCCAAGCTCATGGGCATCAACACCGACCGCATCATCGTGGTCGCCTTCGCCCTCGGCGCCGCCTTCGCCGCCGTCGGAGGCGTCGCCTACGGCCTCAAGTACGGCCAGATCGACTTCCGTATGGGCTTCCTCCTCGGCCTCAAGGCGTTCACCGCGGCCGTCCTCGGCGGTATCGGCAACATCTACGGGGCCATGATCGGCGGCGTCGTCCTCGGCATCGCCGAAACCCTCGCCGCCGCCTACATCGCCGACCTCCCCGGCATGGAGAAGTTCGGCAGCCAGTCCTGGGCAGACGTCTGGGCGTTCGTACTCCTCATCCTCGTGCTCCTGTTCCGGCCGCAAGGCCTGCTCGGTGAGCGCGTGGCGGACAGGGCGTGA